In Shewanella sp. GD04112, the sequence CACCGCCGGATGACGGCTAATCACCTTAATTGCATCTTCAATATTGGCGCCTTTACGCAGGGCTAAACGTGCCAGTTTGCCATTGAGTAAATGCTGGAACTTATCATCGACACCGTCCGCATTGGCATCGGTTAAGGTGCCACGAATTAAACGCTGAGCCGCCGAGCGCTCCGCCTTCGTCGCATTGTCTTTATACACCACGAGAATGGCATCTTTTTCATAGACAGGGGCATCTTTTGCCATAGCGGGCACGGCTGACAGTGTCATCGCTCCTGCAATTGCTAACGCCAGTGGTGAGAGTTTTATCGACATATTGAGCTTCCTATAGTCCTTTACGTTGAAATTCTGGAACCGCAATTACGCAGCCTCCGCTCAAAATTGATTGGATAATAGCGACGAACATCCAGCATGTTTGCCGGTAAATTGTTGCCATAATGTTTCAACTTTAAAAAGCCGCCCACAGCGAAATACGACTTAACTACTAGACCGACTTGGTAGGTTAAAAGGGAAGATGTACGGCGCGTAAATAGACAATAAACTGATTTATCATAGGATTAACAAAAGTTAATCCAACCTAGCTGGCTATTGTTCCCCAACAAATAAATACCCTTTCGGCCAATTGTCTCTCGGCCCTATGACTCGTACCTTGATGCCTGAATTGGTTGGTGTGTTTTTCAGCCCGCCAAAACACCTATACATACAAGGAGTCACTTGTGCCAAGTCTATTAACACGCTTTTTGGTACTGCTCATCTTGTTATGTAGTTGTCTGACACCCAGCCAAGCGGCGGATGTCAGTGAACTGCCCATTACCCTGCAGGCGCTCATTGAGCGTTCTGGGCGCGATAACCTTATCGACCTAGTGCAGCAAGGTACGGCAAACCAAGCGATAGTGATCCAGTCGGGCAGCGATAACAGCGCCTATGCGACGCAAGCAGGTAACGACAACGTTTCGCTTGTGACACAGATTGGTTCCAACAATGAAGTCCAACTACTGCAAGTCGGCACTCAAAACACGGCTTCAATCACCCAGATTGGCAATGACAATTTGGTGCAATTGAACCAACTAGGAAGCGGCAATTTTTCGATCCAGCAGATTGCAGATGGTGCTGCAATCTCAATAACTCAGTATTAAACAGGGAGAGTCACATGAAATCACAAGCGAAAAAATCACTCATTGCGCTAGCTATTGCAACGGGCTTAAGTGGCCAGGCATTTGCAGCCAGTCTCATTAACGACATCAGCGTTGAACAAACTGGCCAAGGTCAAGA encodes:
- a CDS encoding curlin, with protein sequence MPSLLTRFLVLLILLCSCLTPSQAADVSELPITLQALIERSGRDNLIDLVQQGTANQAIVIQSGSDNSAYATQAGNDNVSLVTQIGSNNEVQLLQVGTQNTASITQIGNDNLVQLNQLGSGNFSIQQIADGAAISITQY